The DNA segment CGGCGACGTGAGCGTCGTCCCGGACGCGGCCGCCGCGCGCGACGCCGCGACCGCCATGCACGACCCGACCGAGGGCGGCCTGCTCACCGCCCTCGTCGAGGCCGCGAGCGCGAGCGAGACGGTCCTCGCGGTCGAGCGCGACCGGGTCCCGGTTCGACCCGAAACGGAGGCCTGCTGCGCGGCGGTCGGCGTCGACCCGCTGGCGACGTTCGGCTCCGGCGCGCTGCTGGCGGCGGTGCCTCCCGAGCGCGTCGCCGAGGCGGCCGACGCGCTGGACGCCGCCGGGATCGCCGTCGGCGAGATCGGCGAGGTGCGGGCGGCGGGCGACCGCGACCGCGACGGTGAGGCGGGAACCGTCCTCCTCGACGGCGACCGGATCGAGGAGCCGCCGCGCGACGAGCTGTACCCGCTCTGGGAGTAGGGGGGAGTAGGGGGCGGATTGCGGCCCGCGCGGGGGTTCACCGCGATCCCGCCTCTCCCACCCCGATCGCTCACCTTTTTTCCGCGTGAGACCGAACCGAGCGTCATGACTGGCGCACGCGTCGGCTCGTCGCTCACCGACGAACAGGAGGCGATCCGGGATCTCGTCCGGGAGTTCGCGGTCGAGGAGCTCCGACCCGGGGCCGGCGAGGCCGACGAGACCGAGACGTTCCCGGAAGAGGCCTGGGACGGGCTCGCGGAGCTCGGGCTGACCGGGCTGACGGTCCCCGAGGCGTACGGCGGCTTCGACGCCGACGAGACGACGTACGCGGTCGTCAACGAGGAGCTGGCGTACGGCCACCTCGCGGTCGCGACCGCGCTGTCCGTCCACTGCCTCGCCACCTCCTGTATCGCCGAGTTCGGCAGCGAGGCCCAGCGGGAGCGCTGGCTCCCGGAGATGGCGGCCGAGGGTCGCCCCGTCGGGATGTTCTGCCTCTCCGAGCCGCACGCGGGGTCGAATCCGGCGGAGATGTCGACGACGGCCGAGTACGACACCGAGACCGACGAGTACGTCCTCAACGGCGAGAAGCAGTGGATCACGAACGGGGAGCGGGGCGGCGTGGCCATCGTCTTCGCGAAGGTCGACGACGACGAGGGCGCCGGAGAGCCGGGGGCGGCGACGGGAGACGCCGACCGCGGGTCGATCACGCAGTTCCTCGTCCCGGCCGACGCCGAGGGGTTCGAGGTCGGGAAGAGGGAGGAGAAGCTCGGTCTCCGTGCCTCCGACACGACCGGAATCAGCTTCGACGACTGCCGGATCCCGGCGGAGAACCGGCTCACCGAGGAGGGGAAGGGGCTCTCGGCCGCGTTCCGGACGCTGACCGGCGGCCGGATCGGGATCGCGGCGCAGGCGGTCGGGGTCGCGCGGGCCGCGCTCGACGAGGCGAAATCGTACGCGACGGAGCGCGAGCAGTTCGGCGAGCCGATCGCCGAGATCCAGACGATCCGCCACAAGCTCGCGGAGATGGCGACGGACGTCTCCGCGGCCCGCCTGCTCGTGCGCGAGGCGTGCCGGCAGGCCGAGGCGGGCGAGGACAACCGCGTCGCGGCCTCCAAGGCGAAGTACCGCGCCAGCGAGGCGGCGATGTCGGTGACCAACGAGGCGGTCCAGATCCACGGCGGCTACGGCTACACGACCGACTTCGACGTGGAGCGCCTCTACCGCGACGCGAAGAT comes from the Halorubrum depositum genome and includes:
- a CDS encoding acyl-CoA dehydrogenase family protein, producing MTGARVGSSLTDEQEAIRDLVREFAVEELRPGAGEADETETFPEEAWDGLAELGLTGLTVPEAYGGFDADETTYAVVNEELAYGHLAVATALSVHCLATSCIAEFGSEAQRERWLPEMAAEGRPVGMFCLSEPHAGSNPAEMSTTAEYDTETDEYVLNGEKQWITNGERGGVAIVFAKVDDDEGAGEPGAATGDADRGSITQFLVPADAEGFEVGKREEKLGLRASDTTGISFDDCRIPAENRLTEEGKGLSAAFRTLTGGRIGIAAQAVGVARAALDEAKSYATEREQFGEPIAEIQTIRHKLAEMATDVSAARLLVREACRQAEAGEDNRVAASKAKYRASEAAMSVTNEAVQIHGGYGYTTDFDVERLYRDAKITEIYEGTTEIQKTIIARGVLGE